Proteins from one Mustela erminea isolate mMusErm1 chromosome 20, mMusErm1.Pri, whole genome shotgun sequence genomic window:
- the SCNN1B gene encoding amiloride-sensitive sodium channel subunit beta yields MFWGWLDGWRRDGRKGEEPRTRGAGGRDEQPSSRGQVPPPPALARDGDQDAAATAGDRRGIWLRGLRAGAMMLVKKCLVKCLHRLQKGPGYSYKELLVWYCSNTNTHGPKRIICEGPKKKAVWFLITLLFTSLVCWQWGVFIRTYLSWEVSVSLSLGFKTMDFPAVTICNASPFQYSKVKHLLKDLDELMEAVLERILAPEQSYANATRTLNFTIWNDTPLVLIDEQNPHRPVVLDLFGDVHNGSADSSLAPGRTCTAQGCKVAMRLCSLNGTACTFRNFTSATHAVTEWYQLQATNIFSQVPTHKLAEMGYPAERLILACLFGSEPCSYRNFTSIFHPDYGNCYIFNWGMTEKALPSANPGAEFGLKLILDIGQEDYVPFLTSTAGARLLLHEQRSYPFIKDEGIYAMSGTETSIGVLVDKLERMGEPYSQCTMNGSDVPVRNLYSDYNTTYSIQACIRSCFQEHMIQNCSCAHYLYPLPRGERYCNNREFPDWAYCYSRLRMSVAQRETCINMCKESCNDTQYKMTISMADWPSEASEDWIFHVLSQERDQSTNITLSRKGVVKLNIYFQEFNYRTIEESAANNIVWLLSNLGGQFGFWMGGSVLCLIEFGEILIDFVWITVIKLVAFAKNLRQRRAQARYAGPPPTVAELVEAHTNFGFQPDVARPGPEPGTYPDEQTVPIPGTPPPNYDSLRLQPLDIIESDSEGEAI; encoded by the exons atgttttgggGTTGGTTGGACGGTTGGAGGagagatgggaggaagggagaggagccgAGAAcaaggggggcggggggccgggatGAGCAGCCCAGCAGCCGGGGCCAGgtgcccccgccccctgccctggcCCGGGATGGGGACCAGGATGCGGCGGCCACGGCAGGGGACCGACGCGGGATCTGGCTGCGGGGTCTCCGTGCAGGCGCCATGATGCTGGTGAAGAAGTGCCTGGTGAAGTGCCTGCACCGGCTGCAGAAGGGCCCGGGCTACTCGTACAAGGAGCTGCTGGTGTGGTACTGCAGCAACACCAACACCCACGGCCCCAAGCGCATCATCTGCGAGGGGCCCAAGAAGAAGGCCGTGTGGTTCCTCATCACGCTGCTCTTCACCTCCCTGGTCTGCTGGCAGTGGGGCGTCTTCATCAGGACCTACCTGAGCTGGGAGGTCAGCgtgtccctctccctcggcttCAAGACCATGGACTTCCCCGCCGTCACCATCTGCAATGCCAGCCCCTTCCA gtaTTCTAAAGTCAAGCATTTGCTGAAGGATCTGGATGAGCTCATGGAAGCGGTCCTGGAGAGGATCCTAGCTCCCGAGCAGAGCTATGCCAACGCCACTAGGACCCTGAACTTCACCATCTGGAACGACACACCGCTGGTTCTGATCGACGAGCAGAACCCCCACCGCCCAGTGGTCCTTGACCTCTTTGGGGACGTCCACAATGGCTCAGCAGACAGCAGCCTAGCGCCAGGAAGGACCTGCACTGCCCAGGGGTGCAAAGTGGCCATGAGACTA TGCAGCCTCAACGGGACCGCGTGCACTTTCCGGAACTTCACCAGCGCCACCCACGCCGTGACGGAGTGGTACCAGCTGCAGGCCACCAACATCTTCTCGCAGGTGCCCACGCACAAGCTGGCGGAGATGGGCTACCCTGCCGAGCGGCTGATCCTGGCCTGCCTGTTCGGGTCCGAGCCCTGCAGCTACAG GAACTTCACGTCCATCTTCCACCCAGATTATGGCAACTGTTACATCTTCAACTGGGGCATGACAGAGAAGGCGCTCCCTTCGGCCAACCCCGGAGCTGAGTTCG GCCTGAAGCTGATCCTGGATATAGGCCAAGAGGACTATGTGCCCTTCCTCACGTCCACGGCCGGTGCCCGGCTGCTGCTCCACGAGCAGAGGTCCTACCCCTTCATCAAAGACGAGGGCATCTACGCCATGTCAGGGACAGAGACATCCATCGGGGTGCTGGTG GACAAGCTGGAACGCATGGGGGAGCCCTACAGCCAGTGCACCATGAATGGCTCCGACGTTCCCGTGCGAAACCTCTACAGCGACTACAACACGACCTACTCTATCCAG GCCTGCATTCGCTCCTGCTTCCAAGAGCACATGATCCAGAACTGCAGCTGTGCCCACTACCTGTACCCACTGCCCCGCGGGGAGAGATACTGCAACAACCGGGAGTTCCCAGACTGGG CATATTGTTACTCACGCCTGCGCATGAGTGTGGCCCAGAGGGAGACCTGCATCAACATGTGCAAGGAGTCCTGCAA TGACACCCAGTATAAGATGACCATCTCCATGGCCGACTGGCCTTCCGAGGCCTCTGAG GACTGGATTTTCCACGTCCTGTCTCAGGAGCGGGACCAGAGCACCAACATCACCTTGAGCAG GAAGGGAGTGGTCAAGCTCAACATCTACTTCCAAGAATTCAACTATCGCACCATTGAGGAGTCGGCAGCCAATAAT aTTGTTTGGCTGCTCTCAAACCTGGGTGGCCAGTTTGGCTTCTGGATGGGGGGCTCGGTGCTGTGCCTCATCGAATTCGGAGAGATCCTCATCGACTTCGTGTGGATCACCGTCATCAAGCTGGTGGCCTTCGCCAAGAACCTGCGGCAGAGACGCGCCCAGGCTCGCTATGCTGGCCCGCCGCCCACCGTGGCCGAGCTGGTGGAGGCTCACACCAACTTTGGCTTCCAGCCTGATGTGGCCAGGCCTGGCCCCGAACCCGGGACCTACCCTGATGAGCAGACCGTGCCCATCCCGGGCACCCCACCTCCCAACTATGATTCCCTCCGTCTGCAGCCGCTGGACATCATCGAGTCCGACAGTGAGGGCGAGGCCATCTAG